One Tachysurus fulvidraco isolate hzauxx_2018 chromosome 2, HZAU_PFXX_2.0, whole genome shotgun sequence DNA segment encodes these proteins:
- the camk2n1 gene encoding calcium/calmodulin-dependent protein kinase II inhibitor 2-like: MSEVLPYSEEKMAHYGNDGDDEDHLSFTCRLQDTNNFFSGNQNKRPPKLGQIGRSKRVEEDGDAEALEKTADKSSSSA; encoded by the exons ATGTCGGAGGTGCTGCCATACAGCGAAGAGAAAATGGCTCATTACGGCAACGACGGCGACGACGAGGATCACCTCTCGTTCACCTGTCGCCTGCAGGACACCAACAACTTCTTCAGCGGAAACCAGAACAAGCGACCACCCAAGCTTGGCCAGATCGGGAGAAGCAAACGAG TCGAGGAAGACGGTGATGCCGAAGCACTGGAGAAGACGGCAGACAAGTCGTCTTCGTCTGCGTGA